The genomic DNA TTCTCTTCGTTCTTGGCGAAGCGTTCGAGGGCTACGAGCCGACGGCCATGTGGGATGACACCTTCTTCGGCCTCAAGCACATGAAGGATTTCGAGCGGATCGCGGTGGTCACCGACGATTCCCTCTATGCCGGCGCGATCCGGCTGTTCGCGCCGATGATGCCGTGCGAGGTGAAGGTCTTTCCGCTGGCCGATCGCGACGCGG from Microbaculum marinisediminis includes the following:
- a CDS encoding STAS/SEC14 domain-containing protein, whose amino-acid sequence is MLTPIWGLPEPIIGYEASGHVTNADYKERMIPALEKAIAEKGKIRFLFVLGEAFEGYEPTAMWDDTFFGLKHMKDFERIAVVTDDSLYAGAIRLFAPMMPCEVKVFPLADRDAAKAWVAE